A single Tenacibaculum sp. Bg11-29 DNA region contains:
- a CDS encoding MFS transporter translates to MSEKNIQLGLKENWKQFTLLLIVNAFVGGMVGLERTILPELAEKEFLVISTSVILSFIIVFGVVKAITNYFTGVLANRVGRKNLLIIGWIIAIPIPFILMYAQHWNWVIFANVLLGINQGLTWSSTVVMKIDLVGEKHRGLAMGLNESFGYFSIALVAFTTGWIASEYGLRPYPFYQGVGFVVLGLLMSIFFIKDTAKHVASETKKNTIKPLKNIFWETTWKDQNLGSISQAGFVNNLNDGMIWGVLPIILASKGFNLKNISIIVAVYPAIWGIGQLVTGKLSDHYNKKMMLFIGMAIQGLALIFMFWATSYLQFIILSSLLGAGTAIVYPTFLSAIASFTNPNQRAQSIGTFRLWRDLGYAFGALLTIIITQFFDVDITIIAIGILTVISSIIIKIRMS, encoded by the coding sequence ATGAGCGAAAAAAACATACAATTAGGTTTAAAAGAAAATTGGAAACAATTTACATTATTATTAATAGTGAATGCTTTTGTTGGCGGTATGGTAGGTTTAGAGCGTACTATACTTCCAGAATTAGCAGAAAAAGAATTTTTGGTAATTTCGACTTCGGTAATACTATCATTTATCATTGTATTTGGTGTGGTAAAAGCCATTACCAATTATTTTACTGGTGTATTAGCCAATCGTGTAGGGCGTAAAAATTTATTGATAATTGGATGGATTATAGCCATTCCAATTCCATTTATTTTAATGTATGCCCAACATTGGAACTGGGTTATTTTCGCCAATGTACTTTTAGGAATAAATCAAGGATTAACTTGGTCGAGTACCGTAGTAATGAAAATTGATTTGGTGGGTGAGAAACATAGAGGTTTAGCTATGGGACTCAACGAGTCTTTTGGTTATTTTTCTATTGCATTAGTGGCATTTACTACCGGATGGATTGCTTCAGAATACGGTTTACGTCCTTACCCTTTTTATCAAGGTGTTGGTTTTGTTGTATTAGGATTATTAATGAGTATCTTTTTTATTAAAGATACGGCAAAACACGTAGCATCAGAAACAAAGAAAAACACAATAAAACCTCTTAAAAACATCTTTTGGGAAACAACTTGGAAAGATCAAAATTTAGGGTCTATTTCTCAAGCAGGGTTTGTTAATAACCTAAACGACGGTATGATTTGGGGTGTTTTACCTATTATTCTAGCGAGCAAAGGTTTTAATTTAAAAAACATTTCAATTATTGTAGCTGTATATCCAGCAATTTGGGGAATAGGACAATTAGTAACCGGAAAACTATCCGATCATTACAATAAAAAAATGATGCTTTTTATAGGAATGGCAATACAAGGTTTGGCACTTATTTTTATGTTTTGGGCAACAAGTTACCTTCAATTTATCATTCTCTCGTCGCTTTTAGGTGCAGGTACAGCTATTGTATATCCAACATTTTTATCGGCAATTGCAAGTTTTACAAACCCAAATCAAAGAGCACAAAGTATTGGTACTTTTAGGCTATGGAGAGATTTAGGCTATGCCTTTGGAGCCTTATTAACTATTATTATAACACAATTTTTTGATGTTGATATTACCATTATCGCAATTGGAATATTAACTGTAATATCATCAATCATTATAAAAATAAGAATGTCATAA
- a CDS encoding alanine--glyoxylate aminotransferase family protein, producing MKSRKLLMIPGPIEFESEVLQCMAIPTPSHVDPDFIDTFSNSLKLMKEVFQCPSGQAFIVAGTGTLAMDMAAANLIEAGDKALVISTGYFGLRYAEILKRYGAEVDILEAELGDIVSMERIEQQLKFKSYKLLTFTHVDTSTAVLNDAKSIGTLGKKHKVLTVLDGVCSVAAEEIKQEEWDIDVVLTASQKAVGVPPGLALLVASQNAIKAFEQRTSPVANYYGDWTNWLPVMKAYEDRKASYFGTPAVNLVIALEKSLQLIVKEGLDNRFNRHQRAGKAIRAAIEALGLGMLSKNEQVSANALSAPLYPSQMDPATFLQTVNQEGIILAGGLLPELKNNYFRIGHMGSVNKSDLLATIGAIETALMNNGYSHELGIGTAQILKHF from the coding sequence ATGAAATCAAGAAAATTATTAATGATCCCTGGCCCAATAGAATTTGAAAGTGAAGTGCTACAATGTATGGCAATACCAACTCCTAGCCATGTTGATCCTGATTTTATAGACACCTTCTCAAATAGCTTGAAACTAATGAAAGAGGTCTTTCAATGCCCATCTGGTCAAGCATTCATAGTAGCTGGAACAGGAACACTTGCTATGGACATGGCTGCGGCTAACCTCATCGAAGCTGGAGACAAAGCCCTTGTAATATCTACAGGCTACTTTGGTCTACGTTATGCTGAAATTCTAAAAAGATATGGAGCTGAAGTAGATATACTTGAAGCGGAACTTGGCGATATTGTATCTATGGAACGTATCGAACAACAACTCAAATTCAAAAGCTATAAACTTTTAACCTTTACACATGTTGACACATCAACAGCTGTGTTAAACGATGCTAAAAGTATAGGTACCTTAGGTAAAAAACACAAGGTACTGACAGTTCTTGATGGTGTTTGTTCTGTTGCAGCTGAAGAAATTAAGCAAGAAGAATGGGATATTGATGTAGTACTTACTGCCTCTCAAAAAGCAGTAGGTGTTCCTCCAGGACTCGCACTTTTAGTTGCTTCTCAAAATGCAATTAAAGCATTTGAACAGCGAACAAGTCCAGTTGCTAATTACTATGGAGATTGGACTAATTGGTTACCCGTAATGAAAGCTTATGAAGATAGAAAAGCATCTTATTTTGGTACACCCGCGGTTAATCTTGTAATAGCTTTAGAGAAAAGTCTACAGCTCATTGTAAAGGAGGGCTTAGATAATCGTTTCAACCGACACCAAAGAGCAGGCAAAGCTATCCGAGCTGCAATTGAAGCTTTAGGCTTAGGTATGCTATCAAAAAATGAACAAGTTTCTGCAAACGCATTATCAGCCCCTTTATATCCAAGTCAAATGGACCCTGCTACATTTCTACAAACAGTAAATCAAGAAGGTATAATATTAGCAGGAGGACTTTTACCAGAATTAAAAAACAATTACTTTAGAATTGGACACATGGGATCAGTAAACAAAAGCGATTTACTAGCAACAATAGGAGCAATTGAAACAGCATTGATGAACAATGGGTATTCACATGAATTAGGAATTGGAACAGCCCAAATATTAAAGCATTTCTAA
- a CDS encoding cysteine desulfurase family protein, whose product MKTPFIYLDYNASTPNDPRVVDAMLPFLTNHYGNPSSIHTQGIKAKEAIEKARTQVANLLAASPEEIIFTSGGTESNNYAIIGSAMANKKKGNHIITSTVEHPAVIEVCKYLETQGFKISYIDVDNDGVVNIESLKKAISPNTILITIMHANNEVGSINPIKEIGEIAKQHNIVFHTDASQSVGKIKTNVTDLNIDLLTIAGHKIYAPKGIGALYIKKGIKLTKLLHGASHESNKRPGTENVVQIVGLGKALEIAHQEFDKNTSNMKAMRDYLLEKINTLNFDAVVNGDLEKSLPNTLNMSFKNIDANAVIYELRNKVALSAGSACHSGTANLSNVLKATLSDYNYANGTFRFSLGKNTNKQEIDDAIIHFKIAFNKLKLKT is encoded by the coding sequence ATGAAAACACCTTTTATTTACCTCGATTATAATGCCTCTACACCAAACGATCCAAGAGTTGTAGATGCTATGCTCCCATTTCTTACAAATCATTATGGCAACCCTTCAAGCATTCACACCCAGGGCATAAAAGCAAAAGAAGCTATTGAAAAGGCACGTACACAGGTAGCTAACTTATTAGCAGCATCTCCCGAAGAAATTATATTTACCAGTGGCGGAACAGAATCAAATAATTATGCCATTATTGGTAGTGCAATGGCAAATAAAAAAAAAGGGAATCATATTATTACTTCAACAGTGGAGCATCCTGCAGTAATTGAAGTCTGTAAATATTTGGAAACACAAGGCTTTAAAATCTCATATATTGATGTAGATAATGATGGAGTTGTTAATATTGAATCGTTAAAAAAGGCAATTTCACCAAACACCATATTAATTACCATTATGCATGCCAATAATGAAGTTGGTAGTATTAACCCCATAAAAGAGATTGGAGAAATTGCTAAACAACACAACATTGTTTTTCATACAGATGCCTCACAATCTGTTGGGAAAATTAAAACCAATGTAACCGATTTAAATATTGATTTATTAACCATAGCAGGACATAAAATTTATGCACCAAAAGGAATTGGAGCTTTGTACATAAAAAAAGGAATTAAGCTAACTAAATTATTGCACGGAGCTAGTCATGAATCTAACAAGCGACCAGGTACCGAAAATGTAGTACAAATAGTTGGTTTAGGAAAAGCTCTCGAAATTGCACATCAAGAATTTGATAAAAACACTTCAAATATGAAAGCAATGCGAGATTATTTGTTAGAAAAAATCAATACGTTAAACTTTGATGCTGTTGTTAATGGCGATTTAGAAAAATCGTTGCCAAATACATTAAATATGAGTTTTAAAAATATTGATGCAAATGCAGTAATTTATGAACTTCGAAACAAGGTAGCCTTATCTGCAGGTTCTGCCTGTCATTCGGGAACTGCAAACCTATCTAATGTTTTAAAAGCGACATTATCCGATTATAATTATGCCAATGGAACATTTAGATTTTCGTTAGGAAAAAATACTAATAAGCAGGAAATAGATGATGCAATTATTCACTTTAAAATAGCATTTAATAAATTGAAACTTAAGACGTAA